The proteins below come from a single Diadema setosum chromosome 21, eeDiaSeto1, whole genome shotgun sequence genomic window:
- the LOC140244308 gene encoding trafficking protein particle complex subunit 1-like, whose translation MTIYNLYIFDRFGTCLFYQEWVRNKEAGMPKEEEFKLMYGLVFSIKSFVTRISPTDFKDGFLNYCTNSYKLHFFETPSGLKFILNTSLNVGPMREVLQHLYSGIYVDLVVRNPLCPLNKPVESMLFKTKLDSYIRGLPAFTTEE comes from the exons ATGACTATCTACAATCTGTACATCTTTGATCGGTTTGGAACCTGTCTTTTCTACCAAGAGTGGGTGAGGAACAAAGAAGCAGGGATGCCCAAAGAAGAG GAGTTTAAGCTGATGTATGGCCTGGTGTTTTCTATCAAGTCCTTTGTGACGAGGATATCTCCAACAGATTT CAAAGATGGTTTCCTGAATTACTGTACCAATTCTTACAAGCTGCACTTCTTCGAGACACCCAGCGGGTTGAAGTTCATCCTCAATACAAGTCTGAATGTTGGACCAATGAGGGAGGTTCTCCAACACCTGTACAGTGGG ATTTACGTTGACCTCGTTGTACGGAATCCCCTGTGCCCTCTGAACAAACCAGTGGAGAGTATGCTCTTCAAGACAAAGCTCGATTCCTACATTCGAGGCCTCCCGGCATTCACCACAGAGGAATGA